In Bubalus bubalis isolate 160015118507 breed Murrah chromosome 3, NDDB_SH_1, whole genome shotgun sequence, a genomic segment contains:
- the PIP4K2B gene encoding phosphatidylinositol 5-phosphate 4-kinase type-2 beta isoform X1, whose product MSSNCTSTTAVAVAPLSASKTKTKKKHFVCQKVKLFRASEPILSVLMWGVNHTINELSNVPVPVMLMPDDFKAYSKIKVDNHLFNKENLPSRFKFKEYCPMVFRNLRERFGIDDQDYQNSVTRSAPINSDSQGRCGTRFLTTYDRRFVIKTVSSEDVAEMHNILKKYHQFIVECHGNTLLPQFLGMYRLTVDGVETYMVVTRNVFSHRLTVHRKYDLKGSTVAREASDKEKAKDLPTFKDNDFLNEGQKLHVGEESKKNFLEKLKRDVEFLAQLKIMDYSLLVGIHDVDRAEQEEMEVEERAEDEECENDGMGGSLLCSYGTPPDSPGNLLSFPRFFGPGEFDPSVDVYAMKSHESAPKKEVYFMAIIDILTPYDAKKKAAHAAKTVKHGAGAEISTVNPEQYSKRFNEFMSNILT is encoded by the exons ATGTCGTCCAACTGCACCAGCACCACGGCGGTGGCGGTGGCGCCACTCAGCGCCAGCAAGACCAAGACCAAGAAGAAGCATTTCGTGTGCCAGAAAGTGAAGCTATTCCGGGCCAGCGAGCCGATCCTCAGCGTCCTGATGTGGGGGGTGAACCACACG ATCAATGAGCTGAGCAATGTCCCTGTCCCTGTCATGCTAATGCCAGATGACTTCAAAGCCTACAGCAAGATCAAGGTGGACAATCATCTCTTCAATAA AGAGAACCTCCCCAGCCGCTTCAAGTTTAAGGAGTACTGCCCCATGGTGTTCCGAAATCTCCGGGAGAGGTTTGGGATTGACGATCAGGATTACCAG AATTCAGTGACACGCAGCGCCCCCATCAACAGTGACAGCCAGGGCCGGTGTGGCACACGATTCCTCACTACCTATGACCGGCGCTTTGTGATCAAGACTGTCTCAAGTGAGGATGTGGCTGAAATGCACAACATCTTAAAGAAATACCACCAG tTCATAGTGGAGTGTCACGGCAATACCCTTTTGCCACAGTTCCTGGGCATGTACCGCCTGACCGTGGATGGTGTGGAAACCTACATGGTGGTCACCAGGAACGTTTTCAGCCATCGGCTCACTGTACATCGCAAGTACGACCTCAAG GGTTCTACTGTTGCCAGAGAAGCGAGTGACAAGGAGAAG GCCAAGGACTTGCCAACCTTCAAAGACAATGACTTCCTCAACGAAGGGCAGAAGCTGCACGTAggagaagagagtaaaaagaacTTCCTGGAAAAACTGAAACGGGACGTAGAG TTCCTGGCCCAGCTGAAgatcatggactacagcctgctggTGGGCATCCACGACGTGGACCGGGCAgagcaggaggagatggaggtggaGGAGCGGGCCGAGGATGAAGAGTGTGAGAACGACGGCATGGGTGGCAGCCTGCTCTGCTCCTACGGCACGCCTCCAGACAGCCCGGGCAACCTCCTCAGCTTTCCCCGGTTCTTTGGACCTGGGGAATTTGACCCCTCTGTTGACGTCTATGCCATGAAGAGCCATGAAA GTGCCCCCAAGAAGGAGGTGTATTTCATGGCCATCATTGATATCCTCACGCCATATGATGCTAAGAAGAAAGCTGCGCACGCTGCCAAAACAGTGAAACACGGG GCGGGGGCCGAGATCTCGACTGTGAACCCTGAGCAGTACTCCAAGCGCTTCAACGAGTTCATGTCCAACATCCTGACGTAG
- the PIP4K2B gene encoding phosphatidylinositol 5-phosphate 4-kinase type-2 beta isoform X2 codes for MKDNEKINELSNVPVPVMLMPDDFKAYSKIKVDNHLFNKENLPSRFKFKEYCPMVFRNLRERFGIDDQDYQNSVTRSAPINSDSQGRCGTRFLTTYDRRFVIKTVSSEDVAEMHNILKKYHQFIVECHGNTLLPQFLGMYRLTVDGVETYMVVTRNVFSHRLTVHRKYDLKGSTVAREASDKEKAKDLPTFKDNDFLNEGQKLHVGEESKKNFLEKLKRDVEFLAQLKIMDYSLLVGIHDVDRAEQEEMEVEERAEDEECENDGMGGSLLCSYGTPPDSPGNLLSFPRFFGPGEFDPSVDVYAMKSHESAPKKEVYFMAIIDILTPYDAKKKAAHAAKTVKHGAGAEISTVNPEQYSKRFNEFMSNILT; via the exons ATGAAAGACAATGAGAAG ATCAATGAGCTGAGCAATGTCCCTGTCCCTGTCATGCTAATGCCAGATGACTTCAAAGCCTACAGCAAGATCAAGGTGGACAATCATCTCTTCAATAA AGAGAACCTCCCCAGCCGCTTCAAGTTTAAGGAGTACTGCCCCATGGTGTTCCGAAATCTCCGGGAGAGGTTTGGGATTGACGATCAGGATTACCAG AATTCAGTGACACGCAGCGCCCCCATCAACAGTGACAGCCAGGGCCGGTGTGGCACACGATTCCTCACTACCTATGACCGGCGCTTTGTGATCAAGACTGTCTCAAGTGAGGATGTGGCTGAAATGCACAACATCTTAAAGAAATACCACCAG tTCATAGTGGAGTGTCACGGCAATACCCTTTTGCCACAGTTCCTGGGCATGTACCGCCTGACCGTGGATGGTGTGGAAACCTACATGGTGGTCACCAGGAACGTTTTCAGCCATCGGCTCACTGTACATCGCAAGTACGACCTCAAG GGTTCTACTGTTGCCAGAGAAGCGAGTGACAAGGAGAAG GCCAAGGACTTGCCAACCTTCAAAGACAATGACTTCCTCAACGAAGGGCAGAAGCTGCACGTAggagaagagagtaaaaagaacTTCCTGGAAAAACTGAAACGGGACGTAGAG TTCCTGGCCCAGCTGAAgatcatggactacagcctgctggTGGGCATCCACGACGTGGACCGGGCAgagcaggaggagatggaggtggaGGAGCGGGCCGAGGATGAAGAGTGTGAGAACGACGGCATGGGTGGCAGCCTGCTCTGCTCCTACGGCACGCCTCCAGACAGCCCGGGCAACCTCCTCAGCTTTCCCCGGTTCTTTGGACCTGGGGAATTTGACCCCTCTGTTGACGTCTATGCCATGAAGAGCCATGAAA GTGCCCCCAAGAAGGAGGTGTATTTCATGGCCATCATTGATATCCTCACGCCATATGATGCTAAGAAGAAAGCTGCGCACGCTGCCAAAACAGTGAAACACGGG GCGGGGGCCGAGATCTCGACTGTGAACCCTGAGCAGTACTCCAAGCGCTTCAACGAGTTCATGTCCAACATCCTGACGTAG